The proteins below are encoded in one region of Gemmatimonadaceae bacterium:
- a CDS encoding fatty acid desaturase: MPGFGALAARWWMPVLFIVVAGHLTNVCVTLFLHRAQTHRGVRLHYLAALPMRLWLWLTTAIVTKEWVACHRKHHAFADREGDPHSPLIEGLRNIVFKGAFYYRKAVRQPGMLEKYGKGTPNDWIERNLLSRLNWVGILVMLAVDMYLFGFFIGPVVWGVQMLWIPFWAAGIVNGVGHALGYRNYEVKDESRNISPIAIWLGGEELHNNHHADPKSARFASRWFEFDIGWFYIRMLQLLRLAKVDYARGH; the protein is encoded by the coding sequence ATGCCCGGTTTTGGCGCGTTGGCAGCCCGTTGGTGGATGCCCGTGTTGTTCATTGTGGTCGCGGGCCACCTCACGAACGTGTGCGTAACGCTGTTTCTCCATCGTGCGCAGACGCACCGCGGCGTTCGACTGCATTACCTCGCCGCGCTTCCCATGCGGCTGTGGCTCTGGCTGACCACCGCCATCGTCACGAAGGAATGGGTGGCGTGCCACCGGAAGCATCACGCGTTCGCCGATCGCGAGGGCGATCCCCACAGCCCCTTGATCGAAGGCTTGCGCAACATCGTGTTCAAGGGCGCGTTCTACTACCGCAAGGCCGTTCGCCAGCCTGGGATGCTCGAGAAGTACGGCAAGGGTACGCCCAATGACTGGATCGAGCGCAATCTGTTGAGCCGCCTGAACTGGGTCGGCATTCTCGTCATGCTCGCGGTCGACATGTATCTGTTCGGGTTCTTCATCGGCCCGGTCGTTTGGGGCGTGCAGATGTTGTGGATTCCGTTCTGGGCCGCCGGCATCGTCAACGGCGTCGGTCATGCGCTCGGCTATCGGAACTACGAAGTGAAGGATGAAAGCCGCAACATCTCGCCGATCGCCATCTGGCTCGGCGGCGAAGAACTGCATAACAACCATCACGCCGATCCGAAGTCCGCGCGCTTTGCGTCGCGGTGGTTCGAGTTCGACATCGGCTGGTTCTACATCCGCATGCTACAGCTGCTGCGTCTCGCAAAAGTGG